One Thermococcus sp. DNA segment encodes these proteins:
- a CDS encoding hydroxymethylglutaryl-CoA synthase, producing the protein MGKLLKPIKDVGIVGYGAYVPMYRIKNEEIGRVWGVSSFPIREKSVPGLDEDAITIGIEAARNALKRARIDPRLIRALWFGTESKPYAVKPSATVIAEAIGATPDLDAADFEFACKAGTEALQAAIGFVGSGMAEYAMAIGADTSQGRPGDHLEFTASAGGAAYLLGPKGSDTLAYFEASYSYVTDTPDFWRRQHEHYPRHGNRFTGEPAYFHQIISAAKTLMEEMDYTPDDFDYAVFHQPNVKFPLTAAKILGIPKEKVIPGLLTGFIGNTYSGATLVGVSAVLDVAKPGDRILWVSFGSGAGSDAFSLVVQDAIEEKRDLAPKTMDYVNRKRYIDYALYAKARRKYIL; encoded by the coding sequence ATGGGAAAACTGCTGAAACCTATTAAGGATGTCGGTATCGTCGGATACGGTGCCTACGTCCCCATGTACAGGATTAAAAACGAGGAGATAGGAAGGGTCTGGGGTGTTTCGAGCTTTCCTATCAGGGAAAAATCAGTCCCGGGTCTGGATGAGGATGCAATAACGATTGGAATTGAGGCAGCGAGGAATGCCCTTAAAAGGGCGCGGATTGATCCCAGGCTTATAAGGGCACTCTGGTTTGGAACCGAGTCAAAGCCCTACGCCGTCAAGCCTTCTGCAACGGTTATAGCCGAGGCAATCGGTGCAACACCCGATCTGGATGCAGCCGATTTCGAGTTTGCATGCAAAGCGGGAACCGAAGCCCTGCAGGCTGCTATAGGATTCGTGGGTTCTGGAATGGCTGAATATGCCATGGCGATAGGTGCCGACACATCCCAGGGGAGGCCGGGTGACCACCTCGAATTCACCGCCTCGGCCGGTGGAGCGGCCTACCTCCTCGGTCCAAAAGGTTCTGATACCCTCGCGTATTTTGAGGCAAGCTACTCCTACGTAACCGATACCCCCGACTTCTGGAGGAGGCAGCACGAGCACTACCCGAGGCACGGCAACCGCTTCACAGGCGAACCTGCATACTTCCATCAGATAATAAGTGCCGCCAAGACCCTCATGGAAGAGATGGACTACACGCCGGACGACTTCGACTACGCCGTCTTCCACCAGCCCAACGTCAAGTTCCCGCTGACGGCCGCAAAGATACTCGGCATCCCGAAGGAAAAAGTAATTCCAGGACTCCTTACAGGGTTCATTGGCAACACCTACAGCGGCGCAACCCTCGTCGGCGTTTCGGCGGTTCTCGACGTGGCCAAACCCGGTGACAGAATTCTCTGGGTGAGCTTTGGTTCAGGAGCAGGAAGTGACGCCTTCAGTCTCGTCGTGCAGGACGCCATAGAGGAGAAGAGAGACCTAGCACCGAAGACAATGGACTACGTGAACAGAAAGAGGTACATCGATTACGCGCTCTACGCGAAGGCCAGGAGGAAGTACATACTGTAG
- a CDS encoding thiolase domain-containing protein has protein sequence MEKPVIIGVGMIPVGEHWKLSLRDIAVEALLNAMDDAGVERVDSLYVGNMISGSFIEQENLGALIADWAGLGNVPAVKVEAACASGGAAVQEGAKAVMAGLEDVVAVVGVEKMTDAWPSDATRYLAYAADADWELFHGASFVALNALIMRHYMNTYGYTEEDLALFAVNAHANGAKNPYAMFKGPIKVETVLKSPYIADPLKLFDASPVCDGAAAVIITTQEKAKELGVPREKWVEVAGMGRAIDTINLANREDLLTLKAAKIAADRAYRMAGVEAKEVNFFEVHDAFTVMAALSLEALGVAKKGEGAKLAREGQIAVDANYPIQTMGGLKSRGHPVGATGVYQTVEAVLQLRGEAPEGIQVPNAEVGLTQNIGGTGSNITVNVFRRV, from the coding sequence ATTGAAAAGCCCGTGATCATCGGCGTTGGTATGATTCCTGTCGGAGAGCACTGGAAGCTCTCGCTCAGAGACATAGCCGTTGAAGCCCTTCTCAACGCGATGGATGATGCTGGAGTCGAGAGGGTTGACTCGCTCTACGTTGGAAACATGATCTCAGGTTCCTTCATTGAGCAGGAGAACCTCGGCGCCCTTATAGCCGACTGGGCAGGCCTTGGAAACGTTCCAGCCGTTAAGGTTGAGGCCGCATGTGCTTCAGGTGGGGCGGCTGTGCAGGAGGGTGCAAAGGCCGTAATGGCCGGCCTTGAGGACGTTGTTGCGGTTGTGGGTGTTGAGAAGATGACCGACGCCTGGCCGAGCGACGCCACCAGGTATCTGGCCTACGCCGCTGATGCGGACTGGGAGCTATTCCACGGGGCCAGTTTTGTGGCATTAAACGCACTCATAATGAGGCACTACATGAATACATATGGCTACACCGAGGAGGACCTGGCGCTCTTCGCAGTCAACGCCCACGCCAACGGTGCCAAGAACCCCTACGCAATGTTCAAGGGACCCATAAAGGTTGAGACCGTCCTGAAAAGCCCCTACATAGCAGACCCTCTCAAGCTCTTCGATGCATCGCCGGTCTGCGACGGTGCGGCGGCAGTGATAATCACCACACAGGAGAAGGCCAAGGAGCTCGGCGTTCCCAGGGAGAAGTGGGTCGAGGTTGCTGGAATGGGGAGGGCGATTGACACCATAAACCTCGCCAACAGGGAAGACCTTCTCACGCTTAAAGCTGCGAAAATTGCAGCGGATAGGGCATACAGAATGGCCGGCGTTGAGGCTAAGGAGGTCAACTTCTTCGAGGTTCACGACGCCTTTACCGTCATGGCCGCGCTCAGCCTCGAGGCCCTCGGTGTCGCGAAAAAGGGAGAGGGCGCGAAGCTCGCCAGGGAGGGCCAGATAGCGGTCGATGCAAACTACCCGATACAGACTATGGGAGGGCTGAAGAGCAGAGGGCACCCAGTTGGAGCCACCGGCGTTTACCAGACGGTCGAGGCGGTTCTGCAGCTCCGCGGCGAGGCACCTGAGGGGATACAGGTTCCGAACGCCGAGGTAGGTCTGACCCAGAACATAGGCGGTACGGGCTCGAACATAACGGTCAACGTGTTTAGGAGGGTCTGA
- a CDS encoding Zn-ribbon domain-containing OB-fold protein: protein MGKPMQVARHWRHFREKYALIGGKCENGHIFFPYRSVCPVCGSRNVKEYELNGKGKVISWTIVRNPPSGFEYYRPYPLALIQLEEGPVVLAQLTDVDPEEIHEGMEVEMVTRKLREFDEDGIILYGYKFRPVLK from the coding sequence ATGGGAAAGCCCATGCAGGTTGCAAGGCACTGGAGACACTTCCGCGAGAAGTACGCCCTCATCGGGGGCAAATGTGAGAACGGCCACATATTTTTCCCCTACAGAAGCGTCTGTCCCGTATGCGGAAGCAGGAACGTCAAGGAATATGAACTGAACGGAAAGGGGAAGGTCATAAGCTGGACAATAGTACGGAACCCCCCGAGCGGCTTTGAATACTACCGGCCGTATCCCCTCGCACTAATCCAGCTGGAGGAGGGTCCCGTCGTTCTGGCCCAGCTAACCGACGTTGACCCCGAGGAAATCCATGAGGGTATGGAGGTGGAGATGGTAACAAGAAAACTACGCGAGTTCGACGAGGACGGAATAATACTCTACGGGTACAAGTTCAGGCCCGTTTTGAAGTGA